A portion of the Betta splendens chromosome 2, fBetSpl5.4, whole genome shotgun sequence genome contains these proteins:
- the LOC114869212 gene encoding putative zinc finger protein 702, with protein sequence MTEERPYSCDHCGKTVITRRSLKGHLQIHTGQRMTVTDNDCGAAFQRSYPCDECGKTFTAASSLKVHHRVHTGEKPYTCDQCGNAFTTARSLKLHQRIHTGEKPYMCDQCGKTFSASTPLKLHQRVHTGEKPYSCDQCGKAFSAPNSFTQHLRLHTGEKPYWCEQCGKTFAVLSSLEIYRRQHTGEKSHWCDKCGRTFFRSTGLKKTPTHVCRRFPMCDLWKNVL encoded by the coding sequence ATGACTGAGGAGAGACCATACAGCTGTGACCACTGTGGAAAAACAGTCATTACAAGGCGGAGCCTAAAGGGCCATCTGCAAATTCATACTGGACAAAGAATGACTGTGACTGACAATGACTGTGGAGCTGCTTTCCAGAGATCTTACCCTTGTGATGAGTGTGGAAAAACATTCACTGCAGCTAGCTCCTTAAAGGTGCACCATCgtgttcacacaggagagaaaccctaCACGTGTGATCAGTGTGGAAATGCATTCACTACAGCTAGATCTTTAAAGTTgcaccaacgtattcacacaGGAGAAAAGCCTTACATGTGTGATCagtgtggaaaaacattctCTGCATCTACGCCTTTAAAGTTGCATCAACGcgttcacacaggagagaaaccttactcatgtgatcaatgtggaaaagcgttctctGCTCCAAACAGTTTTACGCAGCATCTGCGtcttcacacaggagagaaaccatactggtgtgaacagtgtggaaaaaccTTTGCTGTACTTTCTAGTCTAGAAATTTACCGTCGCCAgcacactggagagaaatcACACTGGTGTGACAAGTGTGGTAGAACATTCTTTCGTTCAACCggcttaaaaaaaacacctacGCACGTGTGTAGGAGGTTTCCCATGTGCGATCTGTGGAAAAATGTTCTTTAG
- the LOC129604947 gene encoding mediator of DNA damage checkpoint protein 1-like isoform X2, translating to MKLLILFTFLATRHLRVAGSAAARSPLPSSSSQARPASSRGPARPRPTEPSRQASCRGPARPQLPVPPRQVSSRGQARPQPHVPPRPASSRGQARPQLPVPPRQASSRGPARPRPHVPPRPSSCRGPARPRPPVPPRQASSRGQARPRPHVPPRPASSRGQARPQLPVPPRQASSRGQARPRPHVPPRPASSRGQARPQLPVPPRQASSRGPARPRPTEPPRQASCRGPARPQPHVPPRPASSRGQARPRPPVPPRPASSRGQARPRPPVPPGSQSNGCLQEDAADHRSHLIRAEGSQRPQYLEDYNKKRHSVTVPYEPPQPGSEITTILFNFMCNSSCMGGMNRGPILTILTLETSDGQLLGRRCFEVRVCACPGRDRKTEEANSAKLQTGAKQVKKRKSAPATDPDMCKRKSGSSTDEEEVFMLPVKGRERYNMLKKINDALELAEKEAKNKTGLLRNCCRPVESASCKQQNEATATSCNLPSFNRHVMFSVASWPTSLSRRLHDHRVQMNCATPAPLYLPVPRPAGVRRDPSPRNLPVPRPAGVRRDPSPLYLPVPHPPGVRRYPSPLYLPVRRLAGVRRDPIFFVFYFPSPFLPFTSTRATGPLMMNMMMMTTNMMMMMMMMMMMMQADSCVQGLTILNEK from the exons atgaaacttttgattctttttacgtttttggccacaaggcacctacgcgtcgcaggatccgctgcggctcggtcaccgctcccttcttcttcgtcacaggcccgtcccgcatcctcccggggtccggcgcgaccccggcccacggaaccttcccgtcaggcgtcctgccggggtccggcgcgaccccagctccctgtacctccccgtcaggtgtcctcccggggtcaggcgcgaccccagccccatgtacctccccgtcccgcatcctcccggggtcaggcgcgaccccagctccctgtacctccccgtcaggcgtcctcccggggtccggcgcgaccccggccccatgtacctccccgtccctcatCCTGCCgtggtccggcgcgaccccggccccctgtacctccccgtcaggcgtcctcccggggtcaggcgcgaccccggccccatgtacctccccgtcccgcgtcctcccggggtcaggcgcgaccccagctccctgtacctccccgtcaggcgtcctcccggggtcaggcgcgaccccggccccatgtacctccccgtcccgcgtcctcccggggtcaggcgcgaccccagctccctgtacctccccgtcaggcgtcctcccggggtccggcgcgaccccggcccacggaacctcctcgtcaggcgtcctgccggggtccggcgcgaccccagccccatgtacctccccgtcccgcgtcctcccggggtcaggcgcgaccccggccccctgtacctccccgtcccgcgtcctcccggggtcaggcgcgaccccggccccctgtacctcccggttctcagagtaatggctgtctacaagaagacg ctgcagaccatcgcagtcatttgatcagagcggagggcagccaaaggcctcagtatcttgaggattacaacaaaaaaaggcacagtgtgactgttccctatgagccgccccag ccgggctcagagatcaccacaatcctgttcaacttcatgtgcaacagctcctgcatgggaggcatgaaccgcggacccatcctcaccatcctgacccttgagacttcaga cggacaacttttgggccgaagatgcttcgaggtgcgtgtctgcgcgtgtcccggcagggatcgtaaaacagaggaggcaaatagtgccaaactgcagacaggggccaaacaagtgaagaaaagaa aaagtgccccagcaacagatcctgatatgtgcaaaaggaagtctggctcaagcacagacgaggaggaagtatttatgttgcca gttaaaggccgtgagcgctataacatgttaaaaaagataaatgatgcattagaactggctgaaaaagaggc taaaaacaaaactgggcttctaaggaactgctgccgtccagtggaaagcgcgtcttgcaaacagcagaacgaagcgacagcgactagttgcaatctgccttcttttaaccgccat gttatgttcagtgttgcttcctggccaacatccctcagcaggaggctgcacgatcatcgagttcagatgaactgtgcgaccccagcccccctgtacctccccgtccctcgtcctgccggggtccggcgcgaccccagcccacggaacctccccgtccctcgtcctgccggggtccggcgcgaccccagccccctgtacctccccgtcccgcatcctcccggggtcaggcgctaccccagccccctgtacctacccgtcaggcgtcttgccggggtccggcgcgaccccattttttttgttttttattttccttctcctttcctcccctttacctccacccgtgccacaggcccactgatgatgaacatgatgatgatgacgacgaacatgatgatgatgatgatgatgatgatgatgatgatgcaagcagacagctgcgtgcaagggctgaccattttaaacgaaaaataa
- the LOC129604947 gene encoding uncharacterized protein LOC129604947 isoform X1, with protein sequence MKLLILFTFLATRHLRVAGSAAARSPLPSSSSQARPASSRGPARPRPTEPSRQASCRGPARPQLPVPPRQVSSRGQARPQPHVPPRPASSRGQARPQLPVPPRQASSRGPARPRPHVPPRPSSCRGPARPRPPVPPRQASSRGQARPRPHVPPRPASSRGQARPQLPVPPRQASSRGQARPRPHVPPRPASSRGQARPQLPVPPRQASSRGPARPRPTEPPRQASCRGPARPQPHVPPRPASSRGQARPRPPVPPRPASSRGQARPRPPVPPGSQSNGCLQEDAADHRSHLIRAEGSQRPQYLEDYNKKRHSVTVPYEPPQPGSEITTILFNFMCNSSCMGGMNRGPILTILTLETSDGQLLGRRCFEVRVCACPGRDRKTEEANSAKLQTGAKQVKKRKSAPATDPDMCKRKSGSSTDEEEVFMLPVKGRERYNMLKKINDALELAEKEAKNKTGLLRNCCRPVESASCKQQNEATATSCNLPSFNRHVRVMFSVASWPTSLSRRLHDHRVQMNCATPAPLYLPVPRPAGVRRDPSPRNLPVPRPAGVRRDPSPLYLPVPHPPGVRRYPSPLYLPVRRLAGVRRDPIFFVFYFPSPFLPFTSTRATGPLMMNMMMMTTNMMMMMMMMMMMMQADSCVQGLTILNEK encoded by the exons atgaaacttttgattctttttacgtttttggccacaaggcacctacgcgtcgcaggatccgctgcggctcggtcaccgctcccttcttcttcgtcacaggcccgtcccgcatcctcccggggtccggcgcgaccccggcccacggaaccttcccgtcaggcgtcctgccggggtccggcgcgaccccagctccctgtacctccccgtcaggtgtcctcccggggtcaggcgcgaccccagccccatgtacctccccgtcccgcatcctcccggggtcaggcgcgaccccagctccctgtacctccccgtcaggcgtcctcccggggtccggcgcgaccccggccccatgtacctccccgtccctcatCCTGCCgtggtccggcgcgaccccggccccctgtacctccccgtcaggcgtcctcccggggtcaggcgcgaccccggccccatgtacctccccgtcccgcgtcctcccggggtcaggcgcgaccccagctccctgtacctccccgtcaggcgtcctcccggggtcaggcgcgaccccggccccatgtacctccccgtcccgcgtcctcccggggtcaggcgcgaccccagctccctgtacctccccgtcaggcgtcctcccggggtccggcgcgaccccggcccacggaacctcctcgtcaggcgtcctgccggggtccggcgcgaccccagccccatgtacctccccgtcccgcgtcctcccggggtcaggcgcgaccccggccccctgtacctccccgtcccgcgtcctcccggggtcaggcgcgaccccggccccctgtacctcccggttctcagagtaatggctgtctacaagaagacg ctgcagaccatcgcagtcatttgatcagagcggagggcagccaaaggcctcagtatcttgaggattacaacaaaaaaaggcacagtgtgactgttccctatgagccgccccag ccgggctcagagatcaccacaatcctgttcaacttcatgtgcaacagctcctgcatgggaggcatgaaccgcggacccatcctcaccatcctgacccttgagacttcaga cggacaacttttgggccgaagatgcttcgaggtgcgtgtctgcgcgtgtcccggcagggatcgtaaaacagaggaggcaaatagtgccaaactgcagacaggggccaaacaagtgaagaaaagaa aaagtgccccagcaacagatcctgatatgtgcaaaaggaagtctggctcaagcacagacgaggaggaagtatttatgttgcca gttaaaggccgtgagcgctataacatgttaaaaaagataaatgatgcattagaactggctgaaaaagaggc taaaaacaaaactgggcttctaaggaactgctgccgtccagtggaaagcgcgtcttgcaaacagcagaacgaagcgacagcgactagttgcaatctgccttcttttaaccgccatgtacga gttatgttcagtgttgcttcctggccaacatccctcagcaggaggctgcacgatcatcgagttcagatgaactgtgcgaccccagcccccctgtacctccccgtccctcgtcctgccggggtccggcgcgaccccagcccacggaacctccccgtccctcgtcctgccggggtccggcgcgaccccagccccctgtacctccccgtcccgcatcctcccggggtcaggcgctaccccagccccctgtacctacccgtcaggcgtcttgccggggtccggcgcgaccccattttttttgttttttattttccttctcctttcctcccctttacctccacccgtgccacaggcccactgatgatgaacatgatgatgatgacgacgaacatgatgatgatgatgatgatgatgatgatgatgatgcaagcagacagctgcgtgcaagggctgaccattttaaacgaaaaataa
- the LOC129604939 gene encoding piggyBac transposable element-derived protein 4-like: MAAARFTAAQVLEQIFLSQSNDDSEPEEESEEDVSSEEEKEKGEAEEADTAGPETDEGQKDSEGCDLRLDTSDEEVDDEEYNDDDDEEVDDEEYNDDDDDDEDDDEIIENVQRLEQIELEDEEEEKEEEEDKTFISKDGKIKWSSAAFRNGEEARNVPLSPLSAQGPTEYAAAQAVDLESTFRMFVTPAVERIVLENTNLEGSRKLGSAWKGMDEVDLRAYLGLLILSGVYRSRGEAVASLWDAESGRAIFRATMSLKLFHAYSKLLRFDDRQTRPARRATDKLAAVREVWDAWVERLPSLYDPGPNVTVDEQLVPFRGRCSFRQYMPSKPAKYGLKFWVACDAKSSYAWKMQLYTGKPGGGGGGGEGGGGGEKRASEKKQGQRVVLDVTEGLAGPRNVTCDNFFTSYELGQRLLRRELTMLGTVRKNKPELPPALLSVKGRSAFSSAFAFTPSTVLVSYVPKKNKNVILMSTLHSAATAADDVLLVDAGRRDKKPFAVLDYNATKGGVDNLDKVIGTYSCRRKTARWPVAVFHNVLDVSCYNAFVVWREAHPDWMPGNRSKRRVFLEQLGKALVTPLIRRRRHPPRGEASASLVRTLQKGVRDTRAGPPPAPCPALPDSGQQQEQQEQQEQQQQQQQQQQQQQQQQQQQQQQALTADLVWGEDGDDEGDGGEHDGLGSAASDRAQKGKRKRCQICPRARDRKTNNVCHRCERYICHRHLLFCCSDCAPRS, from the exons atggccgctgctcgtttcaccgccgcacaggttctagagcagatttttttaagccaatctaatgacgactctgaaccagaagaggaatctgaggaagacgtgtcaagtgaagaagagaaagaaaaaggagaagcagaagaagcagatacagcaggaccagaaacagatgaaggacaaaaagacagcgagggatgtgatctaaggctggacacttcagatgaagaagttgatgatgaagaatataatgatgatgatgatgaagaagttgatgatgaagaatataatgatgatgatgatgatgatgaagatgatgatgaaataatagaaaatgtgcaaagactggagcaaatagaactcgaggatgaagaagaagaaaaagaagaagaagaagataaaacttttatctctaaagacgggaaaataaaatggtcctccgctgcgtttcgcaacggcgaggaagcgaggaacgtccctcttagtcctctttctgcccagggacccacagagtacgcagCGGCTCAGGCAGTCGACTtggaatcgaccttccgcatgtttgtgaccccggcggtggaaaggatcgtcctggagaacaccaacctggagggctctcgaaagctcggtagcgcctggaagggcatggacgaggtcgacctgcgagcctacttgggcctcctgattttgtccggcgtctacaggtcccgaggggaggccgtggccagcctgtgggacgccgagagcggcagggccatttttcgcgccacgatgtcgctcaagttgtttcacgcttactcgaagctgttgcgtttcgacgatcgccaaacgagacccgccaggcgagcgacggacaaactggcagccgtgagagaggtctgggacgcgtgggtggagcggctgcccagcctctacgacccgggtcctaacgtgacggtggacgagcaactggtacctttcagag gtcgttgctctttcagacagtacatgcctagcaagccagcaaaatacggcctcaagttttgggtggcgtgcgacgccaagtccagctacgcttggaagatgcagctttacacaggcaagccaggaggaggaggaggaggaggagaaggaggaggaggaggagaaaagagagcttctgaaaaaaagcagggccagcgggtcgtgctagacgtcacagaagggctcgccgggcctcgcaacgtgacgtgcgacaactttttcacttcctacgaactgggccagcggctcctgcgcagggagctcaccatgctcggtacggttcgcaagaacaagccggaattgccgccggcgctcctctcggtcaagggcaggagcgccttctcctccgcgtttgccttcactcccagcaccgtcctggtgtcctacgtgcccaagaaaaacaaaaacgtgatcctgatgagcacgctacactcggccgccacggccgccgacgacgtcctcctcgtcgacgcaggacggcgggacaaaaagccctttgccgtcctagactacaacgccaccaagggaggcgtagacaacctggacaaggtgataggaacctacagctgcaggagaaagacggcgcgctggcccgtggcggtgtttcacaacgtcctagacgtgtcttgctacaacgctttcgtcgtgtggcgggaggcccacccggactggatgcccggcaaccgcagcaagaggagggtgtttctagagcagctgggcaaggcgctcgtgactcctctcatccgcagaaggcgccatccgcctcgcggcgaagcgtccgcctcgctcgtgcggacgcttcagaagggggttcgggacacccgtgcgggtcctcctcccgctccctgtcctgctcttccggactcggggcagcagcaggagcagcaggagcagcaggagcagcagcagcagcagcagcagcagcagcagcagcagcagcagcagcagcagcagcagcagcagcaggccctcaccgcagacctcgtctggggtgaagacggggacgatgagggtgacggaggagaacacgacggcctcggttccgccgctagcgaccgggcgcaaaagggcaagaggaaaaggtgtcaaatttgtccgcgcgcgagggaccgcaaaacaaacaacgtttgccatcggtgcgagagatacatctgccacagacatttgctcttctgctgttcagactgcgcccctcgctcctga
- the LOC129604947 gene encoding cellular tumor antigen p53-like isoform X3, producing the protein MLWLFGFSFSAADHRSHLIRAEGSQRPQYLEDYNKKRHSVTVPYEPPQPGSEITTILFNFMCNSSCMGGMNRGPILTILTLETSDGQLLGRRCFEVRVCACPGRDRKTEEANSAKLQTGAKQVKKRKSAPATDPDMCKRKSGSSTDEEEVFMLPVKGRERYNMLKKINDALELAEKEAKNKTGLLRNCCRPVESASCKQQNEATATSCNLPSFNRHVRVMFSVASWPTSLSRRLHDHRVQMNCATPAPLYLPVPRPAGVRRDPSPRNLPVPRPAGVRRDPSPLYLPVPHPPGVRRYPSPLYLPVRRLAGVRRDPIFFVFYFPSPFLPFTSTRATGPLMMNMMMMTTNMMMMMMMMMMMMQADSCVQGLTILNEK; encoded by the exons atgctttggctttttggtttttccttttcagctgcagaccatcgcagtcatttgatcagagcggagggcagccaaaggcctcagtatcttgaggattacaacaaaaaaaggcacagtgtgactgttccctatgagccgccccag ccgggctcagagatcaccacaatcctgttcaacttcatgtgcaacagctcctgcatgggaggcatgaaccgcggacccatcctcaccatcctgacccttgagacttcaga cggacaacttttgggccgaagatgcttcgaggtgcgtgtctgcgcgtgtcccggcagggatcgtaaaacagaggaggcaaatagtgccaaactgcagacaggggccaaacaagtgaagaaaagaa aaagtgccccagcaacagatcctgatatgtgcaaaaggaagtctggctcaagcacagacgaggaggaagtatttatgttgcca gttaaaggccgtgagcgctataacatgttaaaaaagataaatgatgcattagaactggctgaaaaagaggc taaaaacaaaactgggcttctaaggaactgctgccgtccagtggaaagcgcgtcttgcaaacagcagaacgaagcgacagcgactagttgcaatctgccttcttttaaccgccatgtacga gttatgttcagtgttgcttcctggccaacatccctcagcaggaggctgcacgatcatcgagttcagatgaactgtgcgaccccagcccccctgtacctccccgtccctcgtcctgccggggtccggcgcgaccccagcccacggaacctccccgtccctcgtcctgccggggtccggcgcgaccccagccccctgtacctccccgtcccgcatcctcccggggtcaggcgctaccccagccccctgtacctacccgtcaggcgtcttgccggggtccggcgcgaccccattttttttgttttttattttccttctcctttcctcccctttacctccacccgtgccacaggcccactgatgatgaacatgatgatgatgacgacgaacatgatgatgatgatgatgatgatgatgatgatgatgcaagcagacagctgcgtgcaagggctgaccattttaaacgaaaaataa